Proteins co-encoded in one Arachis stenosperma cultivar V10309 chromosome 7, arast.V10309.gnm1.PFL2, whole genome shotgun sequence genomic window:
- the LOC130940226 gene encoding transcription factor MYB20-like produces the protein MGRQPCCDKVGLKKGPWTAEEDKKLISFLLTNGQCCWRAVPKLAGLLRCGKSCRLRWTNYLRPDLKRGLLSDYEEKMVIDLHAQLGNRWSKIASHLPGRTDNEIKNHWNTHIKKKLKKMGIDPVTHKPLSNNQQIQEQSNQTPPHNVDFDPNHDELPKTQDQNNPKEEEKPDTTTESKEREEKMVMMMPPPLIDDTIIMDDEIIIINDINGFCTDEVPIIEPHEILVPSSDPSPSSSSSSSSSSSSSFSSSNNFLEDLQLPDFEWCCNNDHNDIIINSDNNVASWNDDDFINCLNSLINDDNDDHDRDHDNGESSKQQELVFDDNAPSSSPLSQYSNMVMDYSESSWPYGFF, from the exons atggGAAGGCAACCATGTTGTGACAAAGTTGGGTTGAAGAAGGGACCATGGACAGCAGAAGAGGACAAGAAGCTCATAAGCTTCCTCCTCACTAATGGCCAATGTTGTTGGAGAGCTGTGCCTAAGCTTGCAG GGCTACTAAGATGTGGAAAAAGTTGCAGGTTAAGGTGGACAAATTATCTTAGGCCAGACTTAAAGAGAGGCCTTCTTTCAGATTATGAGGAGAAAATGGTCATTGACCTTCATGCTCAACTTGGAAACAG ATGGTCGAAAATTGCTTCTCATCTGCCAGGAAGAACAGATAATGAGATTAAAAACCATTGGAACACTCACATTAAGAAAAAGCTGAAGAAAATGGGCATTGACCCTGTTACTCACAAGCCACTCTCcaataatcaacaaattcaagaacAGAGCAACCAAACACCTCCTCACAATGTTGACTTTGACCCCAACCATGATGAACTACCTAAAACTCAAGACCAAAACAATCCCAAAGAGGAAGAGAAACCAGATACCACTACTGAGTccaaagaaagagaagagaaaatggTTATGATGATGCCACCACCCTTAATTGATGACACAATAATAATGGATGATGAGATTATTATAATCAATGATATCAATGGATTCTGCACCGATGAGGTACCAATAATAGAACCACATGAGATTCTTGTTCCTTCTTCTGATCCTTCCCCTTCGTCTTCATCTTCGTCTTCGTCCTCGTCTTCGTCTTCTTTTAGTTCAAGTAATAACTTCCTTGAAGACCTTCAGCTCCCAGATTTTGAATGGTGTTGTAACAATGATCAtaatgatattattattaacaGCGACAATAATGTGGCTTCGTGGAACGATGATGATTTTATTAACTGCTTGAACTCTCTGAtaaatgatgataatgatgatcaTGATCGTGATCATGATAATGGTGAAAGTAGCAAGCAGCAAGAACTAGTGTTTGATGAtaatgctccatcttcttctccACTTTCTCAGTACTCAAACATGGTCATGGATTATTCAGAATCTTCTTGGCCATATggcttcttttga